From the genome of Scytonema hofmannii PCC 7110, one region includes:
- a CDS encoding DUF6519 domain-containing protein, which produces MQGEFRGDFTRNTFNPHKQFLRVLMQQGRVQLDADWNEQVAIFLHYLQTLAADLIGPHGGPVEKMGFLTIAADPLKFDFIISSGHYYVNGLLCASEAVDVPILEIMNGRQVKIATQSDKNIFLKKGQYIYLIQDNPNQDNRNQDDLRIIVQITEVIKELDRWLLTFSPVFPIDDDELQKVSKIRQIITYQTQFNYPVEDREKLKRGNYLVYLDAWERHISCVEDESDVIPSIREVALGGSDTATRSRLVWQVKVKEINQNLDELGEYASTVKNNYSSFLQELGEVVEHSGTGTGKLIAKAQELNSDSGEPCIIAPKAHYRGAENQLYRVEIHKSSKDGQATFKWSRENSSVIFPIIAPVTVGTASTVTVTLAHLGRDSRFSLSEGNWVEIVDDDYILQNRAEPLFKVTSIDRVNFTVTLTRTEIPNSTVGGYLEKHPYLRRWDQKFSTNNQNDFTHGTQIVEENKWIVLEDRVQIQFPALEKQQPPTYRTGDYWLIPARTATGDVEWAGSVNNPKALSPHGIAHHYAPLAVISVDGEGQITSGYYDCRRQLTELWRIKSDNE; this is translated from the coding sequence ATGCAAGGTGAATTTAGAGGAGATTTTACCCGCAACACCTTTAACCCTCACAAACAATTCTTACGGGTACTGATGCAGCAGGGTCGGGTTCAACTTGATGCTGACTGGAATGAACAAGTTGCTATTTTCTTGCACTATCTACAAACTCTGGCAGCAGATTTAATTGGACCACATGGCGGACCAGTAGAAAAGATGGGATTCCTAACCATTGCTGCCGATCCTCTTAAGTTTGACTTTATCATCAGCTCTGGTCACTACTACGTTAATGGTTTGCTTTGTGCATCAGAAGCCGTCGATGTTCCTATTTTGGAAATTATGAATGGAAGACAGGTCAAAATTGCTACACAAAGTGATAAGAACATATTTTTGAAAAAAGGTCAATATATTTACCTTATTCAAGACAATCCAAACCAAGATAACCGAAATCAGGATGATCTAAGAATTATCGTTCAAATTACTGAAGTTATTAAAGAACTAGATCGATGGCTGTTAACTTTTTCTCCTGTTTTTCCCATTGATGATGATGAACTTCAAAAAGTTTCTAAAATTCGTCAAATTATCACTTATCAAACCCAGTTTAACTATCCTGTAGAAGATCGCGAAAAGTTGAAACGGGGAAATTATCTAGTTTACTTAGATGCATGGGAACGCCATATTAGTTGCGTAGAGGATGAAAGCGATGTCATCCCTAGTATTCGTGAAGTTGCGCTAGGTGGATCGGACACTGCAACGCGATCGCGCTTGGTGTGGCAGGTGAAGGTTAAGGAAATTAACCAAAATCTTGATGAGTTAGGAGAATACGCAAGTACGGTTAAAAATAATTATTCAAGCTTTCTGCAAGAATTGGGTGAAGTGGTTGAACATTCAGGCACGGGAACGGGGAAGCTGATAGCAAAGGCGCAGGAACTCAATTCTGATAGCGGCGAGCCTTGTATCATAGCCCCTAAAGCCCACTATCGAGGGGCTGAAAACCAACTCTACCGAGTAGAGATTCATAAAAGTAGCAAAGATGGACAAGCAACCTTCAAATGGTCTCGTGAGAATAGCTCGGTAATATTTCCGATAATTGCACCAGTTACAGTAGGTACGGCTTCAACAGTCACCGTTACTCTAGCACACTTAGGACGAGACAGTCGTTTTAGCCTCTCTGAAGGGAATTGGGTTGAAATTGTTGATGATGACTACATTTTGCAAAATCGAGCCGAACCCTTATTTAAGGTTACCTCAATCGATCGCGTTAACTTTACGGTAACGCTAACCAGAACGGAAATACCTAACTCCACTGTTGGAGGATATTTAGAAAAACACCCATATTTACGGCGGTGGGATCAAAAATTTAGTACAAATAATCAAAACGATTTCACACATGGAACGCAAATTGTTGAAGAAAATAAGTGGATAGTCTTAGAAGACAGAGTCCAAATCCAGTTTCCCGCACTAGAAAAACAGCAGCCACCTACATACCGAACAGGTGATTACTGGTTAATTCCTGCTCGCACAGCTACTGGTGATGTGGAATGGGCTGGCTCTGTTAACAACCCCAAAGCCTTATCACCCCACGGTATTGCTCATCATTACGCACCACTTGCAGTAATTTCAGTTGATGGGGAAGGACAAATTACATCTGGATATTATGATTGCCGTCGTCAGTTAACCGAGCTATGGAGAATTAAAAGTGATAACGAGTGA